A window from Leptospira meyeri encodes these proteins:
- a CDS encoding DUF1574 family protein has product MILKKFRILLLFLFFFGLDKIILIPSVRNFLTEENIGNPYVESFKNISASYLEDPKYQDKKKIWAFGTSRSFIFYQFATSDYNHHSDFISENQKKSLDEYKFFGYAAPGSNPLIYYTRFNQLMDKQYKPDVVFLEVSAFSFNKKNRFYNITLLEGMPLEFAIQYFNELPSDFAKEYFFSRLFSLSRYKISTKAISTNLFGTKDKNAELLKNFMPTNQMSVDPFANAFDTKTNREELPYSPDSFNDFYLKPANDTDTYLKTVMLVDVLKNEFYGNYSLNEDNLFFLEKIIERCKKNQIPVVLWIPKVHKNLTNFYVASTFYSSWKSKIQSLANKTSTRFVDLNEEGKIRCDYFQDAAHLSGRCMPEINSVLLNLPK; this is encoded by the coding sequence ATGATACTTAAAAAATTTAGGATACTGTTATTATTTCTCTTTTTTTTCGGATTAGATAAAATCATTTTAATCCCTTCCGTTAGAAATTTCTTAACAGAAGAAAATATTGGAAATCCTTACGTAGAATCTTTTAAGAATATTTCTGCTTCTTACCTTGAAGATCCCAAGTATCAGGATAAAAAAAAGATTTGGGCCTTTGGAACTTCTCGTTCTTTTATATTTTATCAATTTGCAACTTCTGATTATAACCACCATTCAGATTTCATTAGTGAAAATCAGAAAAAGAGTTTGGATGAGTATAAGTTTTTTGGATATGCTGCCCCTGGTTCCAATCCATTAATTTATTATACACGCTTCAATCAATTGATGGACAAACAATATAAACCAGATGTTGTTTTTCTGGAAGTATCCGCTTTTTCTTTTAACAAAAAGAACCGCTTTTATAATATAACTTTATTAGAAGGAATGCCTCTTGAATTTGCCATTCAATATTTTAATGAATTGCCATCTGATTTTGCAAAAGAATATTTCTTTTCTCGATTATTTTCATTAAGTCGATATAAAATTTCAACAAAAGCAATTTCTACAAATCTTTTCGGAACCAAAGATAAAAATGCAGAATTACTTAAGAATTTTATGCCTACGAACCAGATGTCTGTGGATCCATTCGCTAATGCCTTTGATACAAAAACTAATAGAGAAGAATTACCATACTCACCTGATAGTTTTAATGACTTTTACTTAAAGCCGGCAAATGATACAGATACTTATTTAAAAACTGTGATGTTAGTTGATGTTCTTAAAAATGAATTTTATGGAAACTATTCATTGAATGAGGACAATTTATTCTTTTTAGAAAAAATAATCGAGAGATGTAAAAAAAATCAAATCCCTGTTGTTTTATGGATTCCTAAAGTTCATAAAAATTTAACAAACTTTTATGTTGCATCTACATTTTATTCATCCTGGAAATCAAAGATACAATCACTCGCAAATAAAACTTCTACGAGATTTGTTGATTTAAACGAAGAAGGAAAAATTCGTTGCGATTATTTTCAAGATGCAGCTCATCTATCGGGACGTTGTATGCCTGAGATAAATTCTGTTCTTCTGAATCTTCCTAAGTAA
- a CDS encoding MBOAT family O-acyltransferase — protein sequence MLFNSLVFVLFFVVLYTVYWQLNSRFQKLTILLGSLIFYGYWDVFFLVHFLLIVFINFIFYHFSNYQFNKTKITLVVILNMLNLVFFKYFYFLINIVTDIFGFQQIIEVTTKLPNIILPLAISFYTFQILAFQIDVYRGKIKSKVSLEDFTIFIMFFPQLIAGPIMRHTDFFKQLHSKKRFLELPYNAGGYLILLGVLKKVIIADNISPIIEPFFSHPENFDTFSALVSVYGFAIQIYCDFSGYCDIARGLALLLGYDIPVNFNAPYFSTSLKEFWQRWHITLSQWLRDYLYIALGGNRFGNFRTYFNLLITMILGGLWHGANYTFLVWGALHGLYLIIERVITNNKPNAQNVFIQIFKGLVVFHLVCLAWIFFRIEHIRDIQSIVQNLVSQSGARMPETPKLFRLIAVGFLLHTYEYFQSRLSLKFEYRKLLLPGLALLCGVLVLTLASNSAQFIYFQF from the coding sequence GTGTTATTTAATTCATTAGTATTTGTTCTCTTTTTTGTTGTTTTATACACTGTTTATTGGCAGCTAAATTCCAGATTTCAGAAGCTAACAATTCTACTGGGTTCTTTGATATTTTATGGATATTGGGATGTATTTTTTTTAGTTCACTTCCTCCTTATCGTATTCATTAACTTTATATTTTATCATTTCTCTAACTACCAATTCAATAAAACAAAAATTACACTCGTAGTCATTTTAAACATGTTGAATTTGGTGTTTTTTAAATACTTCTATTTCCTCATTAACATAGTAACCGACATTTTTGGATTTCAACAAATTATAGAAGTAACAACAAAACTCCCCAACATCATCCTTCCACTTGCCATTAGTTTTTACACATTCCAAATTTTGGCATTTCAAATCGATGTGTATAGAGGAAAAATTAAATCCAAAGTTTCCTTAGAAGATTTTACAATCTTTATCATGTTTTTTCCGCAGTTGATTGCTGGACCAATCATGAGACATACAGATTTTTTTAAACAGTTACATAGTAAAAAAAGATTCCTCGAACTACCTTATAATGCAGGTGGATATTTGATTCTACTTGGCGTTTTAAAAAAAGTGATCATTGCAGATAATATTTCTCCCATCATTGAACCTTTCTTTAGTCATCCAGAAAATTTCGATACGTTCAGTGCATTGGTATCTGTTTATGGTTTTGCCATTCAAATTTATTGCGACTTTTCTGGTTATTGCGATATTGCCAGAGGATTGGCTTTGTTGTTAGGGTATGATATTCCCGTAAACTTTAATGCACCATATTTCTCAACATCCCTAAAAGAGTTTTGGCAAAGATGGCATATCACACTTTCGCAGTGGTTACGAGACTATTTATATATTGCGTTAGGTGGAAATCGATTCGGAAATTTTAGAACATATTTTAATTTACTCATTACGATGATTCTTGGCGGTTTATGGCATGGTGCAAACTATACTTTCCTAGTTTGGGGGGCCTTACATGGACTTTATCTTATCATCGAAAGGGTGATTACGAATAATAAACCGAATGCTCAGAATGTTTTCATTCAAATTTTCAAAGGTTTAGTTGTATTCCATCTTGTTTGTTTAGCATGGATCTTTTTTAGAATCGAACACATCCGGGACATTCAATCCATCGTTCAGAATTTGGTTTCTCAGAGTGGAGCCAGAATGCCTGAAACTCCAAAGTTATTTAGATTAATTGCCGTTGGATTTTTATTACATACCTATGAATACTTCCAATCTCGATTGAGTTTAAAATTTGAATACAGAAAGTTATTGTTACCTGGACTAGCACTATTGTGTGGTGTGTTAGTTTTAACATTAGCTTCAAATTCAGCACAGTTCATTTACTTTCAGTTTTAG
- a CDS encoding SBBP repeat-containing protein, whose amino-acid sequence MIEDRDCWEIPQDNQGVKQWTRLLGQAGGYETWSQSNIAERNGFVYSYGTTTGSLLNQPRVSPTTDYNDVFVAKYDRDGNINFIKQMGSTAISNTYVEVIHIDVFGDLYAVGSSNSPFNELPAVGAGSLLIKLNSSGNVIWTRIFPTGSETLGSGVTTDPEGNAYITGNTEESTINGETSGGGRKIFVFKYGRNGEFIWSRLIGETNFEAYGQQIQYDPYSKNILVTGTVAGVGLFLGKALPGGLTDSFILSLNTNNGAVRWVSYLGVSGGTVVTTLRALSVDKKGSVYLVGDVNGNIDNQAKDGATVQILVKYSVEGEKIWTRLLGGGGTSLTNGSQVFADNAFHIYATGYTTGNVGGLTRIGVQDAYLSKYDHMGSLIWIRTSGSSGSTLYGRGISSDRYGTLYFSGATSGSFDDQTKQGTHDSFLIQYK is encoded by the coding sequence ATGATAGAAGATCGTGATTGTTGGGAAATTCCCCAAGATAACCAAGGAGTCAAACAATGGACGCGATTATTAGGGCAAGCTGGTGGATATGAAACTTGGTCACAATCTAATATTGCAGAGCGAAATGGATTTGTATATTCTTACGGCACTACGACAGGATCATTACTGAACCAACCGAGAGTATCACCAACAACAGATTATAACGATGTATTTGTAGCAAAATATGATCGTGATGGAAATATAAACTTTATAAAACAAATGGGTAGCACTGCTATTTCTAATACTTATGTTGAAGTAATTCATATTGATGTCTTTGGTGATCTGTATGCTGTCGGAAGTTCAAATAGTCCATTTAATGAATTACCGGCAGTTGGTGCTGGTAGTTTACTCATCAAACTTAACTCTTCGGGAAATGTTATATGGACAAGAATTTTCCCCACAGGGAGTGAAACTTTAGGATCAGGAGTCACGACGGATCCAGAAGGAAATGCCTATATTACCGGAAACACGGAAGAATCAACTATCAATGGTGAAACTTCTGGTGGAGGTCGGAAAATTTTTGTATTTAAATACGGTAGAAATGGAGAATTTATTTGGTCTAGGTTAATTGGTGAAACTAATTTTGAGGCCTATGGCCAACAAATTCAGTATGATCCATATTCAAAAAATATTCTAGTTACTGGAACTGTCGCTGGTGTCGGTTTATTTTTAGGAAAGGCGTTGCCAGGTGGATTGACGGATTCCTTTATTTTATCTCTAAATACAAACAATGGTGCCGTCAGATGGGTCAGTTATCTTGGAGTTTCTGGGGGAACTGTGGTAACCACCTTGCGTGCATTATCTGTAGATAAAAAGGGATCTGTCTATCTAGTTGGAGATGTGAATGGTAATATAGATAACCAGGCCAAAGATGGAGCTACTGTGCAAATTCTTGTAAAATATAGTGTAGAAGGTGAAAAAATCTGGACTCGTCTTTTGGGAGGAGGAGGCACATCACTCACTAATGGAAGTCAAGTATTTGCTGATAATGCATTCCATATATATGCTACTGGGTATACAACCGGTAATGTCGGTGGCCTTACTCGCATTGGAGTGCAAGATGCTTACCTGAGTAAATACGATCACATGGGTAGCTTAATTTGGATCCGAACTTCGGGAAGTAGCGGTTCAACATTGTATGGAAGGGGAATCTCTTCAGATAGGTATGGTACTTTGTATTTTTCAGGTGCAACTAGTGGAAGTTTCGACGATCAAACCAAACAAGGAACACACGACTCATTTCTAATCCAATATAAATAG